The following proteins are encoded in a genomic region of Paracoccus sp. MBLB3053:
- a CDS encoding metal ABC transporter permease, protein MIEQLLMPFQFPFMQKAFLIVAIVSVPTALLSCFLVLKGWALMGDAVSHAVLPGVVIAYIAGFPLIIGAFAAGMVTALATGYLSENSRVKQDTVMGVVFSGMFGLGIVIYTSITSDVHLDHILFGNMLGVGANDLKTALWIAIPVSAVLLLKWKDLMLHAFDPAQARASGLPVAMLHYGLLTVLSLTIVATMTSTGLILAVGLLIAPGAIAFLLTRSFGRMLGLSVVICMGSMLAGVYASFFLDSAPAPTIILILTAVFLVAFTRRILQQRRATGTTAA, encoded by the coding sequence ATGATCGAACAGCTTCTGATGCCTTTCCAGTTTCCGTTCATGCAGAAGGCCTTCCTGATCGTCGCCATCGTCTCGGTGCCGACCGCGCTTCTGTCCTGCTTTCTTGTGCTCAAGGGCTGGGCCCTGATGGGCGATGCGGTCAGCCATGCCGTGCTGCCCGGCGTCGTGATCGCCTATATCGCGGGCTTTCCCCTCATCATCGGCGCCTTCGCAGCCGGAATGGTCACCGCGCTTGCAACCGGATACCTGTCCGAAAACAGCCGGGTAAAGCAGGACACGGTGATGGGCGTGGTCTTTTCGGGCATGTTCGGCCTTGGCATCGTCATCTACACGTCGATCACCTCCGACGTGCATCTGGACCATATCCTGTTCGGCAACATGCTTGGGGTCGGCGCGAATGATCTGAAGACGGCGCTCTGGATCGCGATTCCGGTTTCGGCCGTTCTGCTGCTGAAATGGAAGGATCTCATGCTGCATGCCTTCGATCCCGCGCAGGCGCGCGCGTCGGGCCTGCCGGTGGCAATGCTGCATTACGGGCTGCTGACGGTGCTTTCGTTGACCATTGTCGCCACGATGACCTCAACCGGGCTGATCCTGGCCGTCGGATTGCTCATTGCGCCCGGCGCCATCGCCTTTCTGCTGACCCGCAGCTTCGGCAGGATGCTGGGGCTGTCGGTCGTGATCTGCATGGGTTCGATGCTGGCCGGGGTCTATGCCAGCTTCTTTCTCGACAGCGCACCGGCGCCGACGATCATCCTGATCCTGACCG